One genomic window of Sulfurovum lithotrophicum includes the following:
- a CDS encoding cation diffusion facilitator family transporter, giving the protein MSPQKRATVVSTSVATLLLVVKLAIGIASGSVAVLASAIDSLLDMAVSMFNFFAIKKSEEDPDDIYQYGKGKIQAIASVIEGTVITISGIYIIYVAIEKLIQGNPTKLLTPSIMAMLFSIVVTYLLVRYLINIAEKTNNLVIKADALHYKTDLWSNAAVLVALGLVALTGLDEVDAIFGMGIGFYIIYSAYEIIVEGIEILLDKSLDGDMVAKIGEIISNHPEVTSYHWLKTRTDGSTNFVEFHMVLRPNMLLLEAHRIADEVEEKIMKLDDKRRWLITPHFDPYDDEDINVAMLHGKPLMDLEKVSQ; this is encoded by the coding sequence ATGTCACCACAAAAGAGAGCAACTGTCGTATCGACATCTGTTGCCACACTGTTGCTTGTTGTAAAACTTGCTATCGGGATCGCCAGCGGGTCGGTGGCTGTACTTGCTTCCGCAATCGATTCACTCTTGGATATGGCAGTTTCCATGTTCAACTTTTTTGCCATCAAGAAATCAGAAGAGGACCCTGATGATATCTATCAATATGGAAAAGGAAAGATACAGGCAATCGCTTCGGTTATAGAAGGTACGGTCATTACGATATCAGGAATATATATTATCTATGTGGCAATCGAAAAACTGATCCAGGGAAATCCTACAAAGCTGTTGACCCCTTCCATCATGGCAATGCTCTTCTCTATTGTGGTTACCTATCTTCTGGTACGCTATCTGATCAATATTGCCGAAAAGACAAACAATCTTGTCATCAAGGCAGATGCTTTGCATTACAAAACGGATCTTTGGAGCAATGCGGCAGTGCTTGTTGCATTGGGCTTGGTTGCCTTGACAGGCTTGGATGAGGTCGATGCGATTTTCGGTATGGGAATTGGATTTTACATCATCTATTCGGCCTACGAGATCATTGTTGAAGGTATTGAAATACTGCTTGACAAGTCACTTGACGGCGATATGGTTGCCAAAATAGGTGAGATCATTTCCAATCATCCCGAAGTGACAAGTTATCACTGGCTCAAGACGCGGACGGACGGAAGCACGAACTTTGTGGAGTTCCATATGGTCCTGCGTCCCAATATGCTGCTGCTTGAAGCACACCGTATTGCCGATGAGGTTGAAGAGAAGATTATGAAGCTCGATGATAAAAGACGCTGGCTGATCACGCCACACTTTGATCCCTATGATGATGAAGATATCAATGTGGCCATGCTGCATGGCAAACCTCTGATGGATCTGGAAAAAGTAAGCCAGTAA
- a CDS encoding uroporphyrinogen-III synthase: MSEQRAIYLLSPTHRSGTIPMPMIHFSTVADRLELEGCDTLMFTSKQAVVTADRIDTGWKEYPSIAIGAATKKQIEDLGGKVIYYPQSYYGETLSRDIITRFSGRKILYLRPKEVSFDSKSFLKKAGIDLQEQVIYETGCISYNEAEKPVRNAIIIFTSPSTIHCFLKSFNWDESYIAVVIGRATKVHLPENATYAVAEEPLISSCIKKAKFLQENTF; encoded by the coding sequence ATGTCAGAGCAAAGAGCGATCTACCTTCTGTCGCCGACACACCGATCAGGTACCATCCCCATGCCGATGATTCACTTTTCTACCGTGGCGGATCGTTTGGAGCTTGAGGGCTGTGATACTCTGATGTTCACTTCTAAACAGGCGGTGGTCACGGCAGACAGAATCGATACAGGTTGGAAAGAGTATCCTTCTATCGCTATTGGTGCCGCAACCAAAAAACAGATCGAAGATCTGGGAGGGAAGGTGATCTACTATCCCCAATCCTATTACGGTGAAACACTCAGTCGAGATATCATTACCCGTTTCTCAGGGAGAAAGATTCTTTATCTGCGTCCTAAGGAGGTCTCTTTTGATTCTAAAAGTTTTTTGAAAAAAGCTGGGATTGATCTACAGGAACAGGTCATTTATGAAACAGGCTGTATCTCCTACAATGAAGCAGAAAAGCCTGTCAGGAACGCTATTATCATTTTTACTTCCCCTTCTACCATTCACTGTTTTCTCAAAAGCTTCAATTGGGATGAGAGCTATATCGCAGTGGTCATAGGCAGGGCAACAAAAGTGCATCTACCGGAGAATGCTACCTATGCTGTGGCGGAAGAGCCTCTGATCTCCTCCTGTATTAAAAAAGCGAAATTTCTTCAAGAAAATACTTTTTAA
- the purD gene encoding phosphoribosylamine--glycine ligase: MDVLIIGSGGREYSIGLALKKDEKVEKIYFAPGNGATDELGENLNISDFNALADFVEANGVDLTIVGPEAPLVEGIVDVFKARGLTIFGPTAKAAQLEGSKIFMKNFLARHNVPTARYIETNLLEEAYKFINTLEAPIVVKADGLCGGKGVIIAQSRDEAKKAAGEMLSGNSFGEAGTSIVVEEFLDGYELSVFAICDGKDYVVLPAAQDHKRLLNNDEGPNTGGMGAYAPTPLVNDEIYAKLDERVIKPTLKGMEEEGMPFTGVLFIGVMVVKGEPIILEYNVRFGDPECEELMPLLKSPASELFYKAAVGDLKSAKIEFYDKYAVGVVMASKDYPYKSSEPAEIIVDDIHHPDLEGNAHISYAGVSRGEDGKLYATGGRVLVCVGLGDSIAEAQKRAYMLVGQVHFAGKQCRTDIAYQAL; encoded by the coding sequence ATGGATGTATTGATCATAGGTTCTGGAGGTAGAGAGTACTCTATCGGTTTGGCGCTTAAAAAAGATGAGAAGGTAGAGAAGATCTATTTTGCACCGGGCAACGGAGCGACAGATGAGCTGGGTGAAAACCTGAATATCAGCGATTTCAATGCCTTGGCAGACTTTGTCGAAGCCAATGGAGTGGATCTGACGATCGTGGGGCCCGAAGCACCGCTGGTCGAAGGGATCGTCGATGTATTCAAAGCCAGAGGATTGACAATATTCGGTCCTACGGCAAAGGCGGCACAGCTGGAAGGTTCTAAAATTTTCATGAAGAATTTTCTGGCACGCCACAATGTACCTACGGCCCGATATATTGAAACGAACCTGCTTGAAGAAGCATACAAGTTCATCAATACGCTTGAAGCACCTATCGTAGTTAAAGCGGACGGACTTTGCGGCGGTAAAGGGGTGATCATCGCACAAAGCCGTGATGAAGCGAAAAAAGCGGCAGGAGAAATGCTTTCAGGCAACTCCTTTGGTGAAGCGGGAACTTCCATAGTGGTCGAAGAATTCCTTGACGGGTATGAACTCTCTGTATTTGCGATCTGTGACGGGAAGGATTATGTGGTCCTGCCTGCTGCGCAGGATCATAAGAGACTGCTGAACAATGATGAAGGTCCCAATACCGGTGGTATGGGAGCCTATGCGCCGACACCTCTTGTCAATGATGAGATCTATGCCAAACTGGATGAGCGGGTCATCAAGCCGACGCTTAAAGGGATGGAAGAAGAGGGGATGCCGTTCACGGGTGTACTTTTCATTGGTGTGATGGTGGTCAAAGGCGAGCCGATCATTCTTGAGTACAATGTACGTTTCGGTGATCCTGAATGTGAAGAGTTGATGCCATTGCTCAAGTCACCGGCCAGTGAACTCTTTTACAAAGCGGCCGTAGGTGACCTCAAGTCAGCCAAGATCGAATTTTATGACAAATATGCCGTAGGTGTTGTCATGGCAAGCAAGGACTACCCTTACAAATCTTCAGAACCTGCCGAGATCATTGTGGACGATATACATCATCCCGATCTTGAAGGCAATGCCCACATCTCTTATGCCGGTGTGAGCCGTGGAGAAGATGGCAAACTCTATGCGACAGGCGGACGGGTCCTGGTATGTGTGGGACTGGGTGACAGCATTGCCGAGGCGCAGAAGCGTGCCTATATGCTGGTAGGCCAGGTCCATTTCGCCGGAAAACAGTGCCGTACCGATATTGCCTATCAGGCACTCTGA
- a CDS encoding RDD family protein produces the protein MMEEISLPIAANGKRVWSFVIDDMVINLFLMIIFSSQLTALMSGVTEVNQESIVLVNQFIMDNIAIVLAVKVLYHGVLIWQSGMTVGKYVMKIKAVDMLSGETPTLVQALWRASVRLISEMIFYIGFLFAFFSPLHQTMHDKFSNIVVIDA, from the coding sequence ATGATGGAGGAAATATCACTGCCGATCGCGGCCAACGGTAAACGTGTCTGGTCTTTTGTGATAGATGATATGGTGATCAATCTTTTTCTGATGATCATCTTCTCTTCACAGCTGACAGCTCTGATGTCAGGTGTCACTGAGGTGAATCAGGAATCTATTGTACTTGTCAACCAATTCATCATGGACAACATTGCCATTGTCCTTGCGGTCAAAGTACTTTATCATGGTGTGTTGATATGGCAGAGCGGTATGACAGTGGGTAAATATGTCATGAAGATCAAAGCTGTCGATATGCTTAGCGGTGAAACCCCTACATTGGTACAGGCGCTCTGGCGTGCGTCGGTACGTTTGATCTCCGAGATGATCTTTTATATCGGTTTTCTGTTTGCTTTTTTCTCTCCCCTGCATCAAACAATGCATGACAAGTTCTCCAACATCGTGGTGATCGATGCTTAA
- a CDS encoding LPS-assembly protein LptD, whose protein sequence is MLKKSLSVLLVLMSILLAEGVSNDSLHNKIEITAKHLDSTKTTVTATDGVVVYYQDSVIRADRALYNKETQLLKLDGNIEMIGYQGTKEHTSHLEIHTDTKEVTFKELFFISKNDVWLFTQKANKKDGNYTFGETILSSCEVTNPAWKMVASRATYDSREKYMRAYDAKMYFKNVPILYTPYMAFSTDRQRKSGLLFPFMGYRENEGFIYEQPIFWAISESMDLELNPQIRTERSFGMYGTFRFVDTDHSSGQIRAGYFQDSEAYSKRENTKEREHYGAEIRYDSSRLISGLVPGGFKDELYLNAIYLNDIEYLNLQQSSFSNFGQVPIQESRLNYFLANDEYYLGLNAKYFIDTRLENNDKTIQQLPALQLHQYLNSLIWDNLTYSVDMQLKNFDRIEGSTMKQAEMKIPFEFTTAFLDDFVNLSLGETFYYNKSFFGNGDYAYNDFQFYNNYHHAKIFSDLTKKYDSFIHVLQPSIEYFLPGSESQDPVDFENLSQEQKELFVLSPREEYYAFALSHYFYDKAMHLKFFQRISQRYYIDRPYKYADLNNEMQYNWGKWKFYSDITYAWEFSEIRESSTRVSLNGRRYNFSLSHTYKQKLSDTLIDVSANDINLNFGYSWNDHLRLHGGLTYDIDTSESKQWLFGGQYKQDCWGVSVALRQDITPRPEGEATTENSFYIQFDFTPFVSLGSGSLQ, encoded by the coding sequence ATGCTTAAAAAGTCTCTTTCTGTCCTATTGGTATTGATGTCAATACTGTTGGCAGAAGGTGTATCGAATGATTCTCTCCACAACAAGATCGAGATTACGGCCAAACATCTTGACTCTACCAAAACGACCGTTACTGCTACCGATGGCGTGGTAGTCTATTATCAGGACTCTGTTATCAGGGCTGACAGGGCATTGTACAATAAAGAGACACAGTTGCTGAAACTTGACGGCAATATAGAGATGATCGGTTATCAGGGGACCAAAGAACATACATCACATCTTGAAATACATACCGATACAAAAGAGGTTACCTTTAAAGAGCTCTTTTTTATCAGTAAGAACGATGTGTGGCTCTTTACGCAGAAAGCGAATAAAAAAGATGGGAACTATACTTTTGGAGAGACGATACTTTCGAGTTGTGAAGTGACAAATCCTGCCTGGAAGATGGTGGCTTCACGTGCAACTTATGACAGCCGGGAAAAATATATGAGAGCCTACGATGCCAAAATGTATTTTAAGAATGTGCCGATCCTCTATACGCCCTATATGGCATTTTCGACGGACAGACAGAGAAAGTCCGGACTGCTTTTCCCTTTTATGGGATACAGAGAAAATGAAGGATTTATTTATGAACAGCCGATCTTCTGGGCGATTTCGGAGAGTATGGACCTTGAACTCAACCCCCAGATCCGTACCGAGAGGAGCTTCGGGATGTACGGTACCTTCCGGTTCGTAGATACTGACCACTCCTCAGGGCAGATCCGGGCAGGATATTTTCAGGACAGTGAAGCTTACAGTAAGAGGGAAAATACCAAAGAACGCGAACATTACGGTGCAGAGATACGATATGATTCAAGCAGACTGATTAGCGGTCTTGTACCCGGTGGATTCAAGGATGAACTCTATCTCAACGCGATCTACCTTAACGATATCGAATACCTGAATCTACAGCAGAGCAGTTTCAGCAATTTCGGGCAGGTACCCATTCAGGAATCGAGACTGAATTATTTTTTAGCCAATGATGAGTACTATCTGGGACTCAATGCCAAATACTTCATTGATACCAGACTTGAGAACAATGACAAGACCATTCAGCAGCTTCCTGCCCTGCAGCTGCACCAATATCTGAACAGTCTGATCTGGGACAATCTGACCTATTCCGTTGATATGCAATTGAAAAATTTTGACCGTATCGAAGGTTCGACCATGAAACAGGCCGAGATGAAGATACCGTTTGAATTTACAACTGCTTTTCTGGATGATTTCGTTAATCTCTCATTGGGAGAGACATTCTATTACAACAAGTCCTTCTTTGGCAATGGTGACTATGCTTACAATGATTTTCAGTTCTATAACAATTACCATCATGCCAAAATATTTTCCGACTTGACCAAAAAATATGACAGTTTCATCCATGTGCTGCAACCCTCGATCGAATATTTTTTGCCTGGATCCGAATCCCAGGATCCAGTTGATTTTGAGAACTTGAGCCAGGAACAGAAAGAGTTGTTTGTGCTTAGCCCCAGGGAAGAATATTATGCCTTTGCGCTTAGTCACTATTTTTATGACAAGGCTATGCACTTAAAATTTTTTCAGAGGATTTCGCAGCGTTATTATATAGACAGACCGTATAAGTATGCCGACCTGAACAATGAAATGCAGTACAACTGGGGAAAGTGGAAGTTCTACAGTGATATTACCTATGCATGGGAGTTTAGTGAGATACGAGAGTCATCTACCCGGGTTTCACTCAATGGGAGACGCTACAACTTTTCTTTGAGTCATACATACAAACAGAAACTTTCAGATACGCTGATCGATGTGTCAGCCAATGATATCAATCTCAATTTCGGATACAGTTGGAATGATCACCTGCGTCTGCATGGCGGATTGACCTACGATATAGACACTTCTGAAAGTAAACAGTGGCTTTTTGGGGGACAGTACAAGCAGGACTGCTGGGGGGTGAGTGTTGCCTTGAGACAGGATATCACTCCAAGGCCGGAAGGTGAAGCGACTACGGAGAACAGTTTCTACATACAGTTTGATTTTACCCCTTTTGTCAGTTTGGGATCAGGGAGTCTTCAGTAA
- a CDS encoding DnaJ domain-containing protein, which produces MLSPKDEIEKALEVLDLPKLVTKADIKRQYRHIAKKHHPDIGGDSQKMEEINHAYRLLMKYIEEFRYTFDENEISKQFPGAQHAEQFKP; this is translated from the coding sequence ATGCTGTCTCCCAAAGATGAGATCGAAAAAGCACTGGAAGTACTGGACCTTCCCAAACTGGTCACCAAAGCTGATATCAAACGACAGTACAGGCATATTGCCAAGAAGCATCATCCCGACATCGGAGGTGATTCTCAAAAGATGGAAGAGATCAACCATGCCTATAGGCTTTTGATGAAGTATATAGAAGAGTTTCGTTATACTTTTGATGAGAATGAGATCAGTAAACAATTTCCTGGAGCACAACATGCAGAACAGTTCAAACCCTGA
- a CDS encoding phosphoribosyltransferase: MRGGVFFADQIAKATGARMDILLTEPVMAPNNNELAIAMVSETEDLVMHKALIDSFGINDDYVYAEAQRKYEEEVLSYVYKYRKGKELASLKGKYVVLADECIETGLTMMVALKSVIGEGAKNIYIATPILDTAVYQNLLSVCDGVFCPHKIQDYVSIEYYYKEFGPLGYEDVMQIVEQQEINK; this comes from the coding sequence GTGAGGGGGGGTGTTTTCTTTGCGGACCAGATTGCCAAAGCGACCGGTGCCAGAATGGATATCCTTCTCACGGAACCTGTCATGGCTCCCAACAATAATGAGCTGGCCATTGCCATGGTTTCGGAAACGGAAGACCTGGTCATGCATAAAGCACTGATCGATTCTTTCGGTATCAATGATGATTATGTCTATGCCGAGGCACAGAGGAAGTACGAGGAGGAAGTACTCTCCTATGTCTATAAATACAGAAAAGGAAAGGAACTCGCTTCCTTGAAAGGCAAGTATGTCGTACTTGCAGATGAGTGTATTGAAACAGGGCTTACGATGATGGTAGCACTCAAGTCGGTCATAGGGGAGGGCGCAAAGAATATCTATATCGCCACACCGATCCTGGATACGGCTGTCTATCAGAATCTGCTCTCTGTCTGTGACGGTGTGTTCTGTCCGCATAAGATACAGGACTATGTTTCGATAGAATACTACTATAAAGAGTTCGGTCCGTTGGGATATGAAGATGTCATGCAGATCGTAGAACAGCAAGAGATAAATAAATAA
- a CDS encoding polyribonucleotide nucleotidyltransferase — MNEQTIGINLNNLDEKYEFNKIAKQASGAVMYRQGKAVLIAAVAVDEKPVDEDFLPLTVQYMERAYAAAKIPGGFIKRETKPGDFETLTSRIVDRSLRPLFPKGFHYPVTISVMVVSSDSEVDMQVAALHAANAALYVSDISVQRSIAAVRVGKIEDELVLNPTLSQQDESVLDLLVVGSEQDIIMIEMRAIASEKIDDIEMDMIDPMMGGVPLILEHQECNEVDNEALVDAIAFAAKAIEEASGIYEKEFTPVMRTQLGLSLSEEKVDEELYAYIKANYSEAVAKAISHMAKSERSTELKKVRAQIMEALESEGKEADKELVSKVLDRYKTTVVRDMILDKGIRADGRGLDEVRPITIETNILPSVHGSCLFTRGQTQALVTATLGDKKDAQMFELITDKNTQSENFMVHYNFPGYSVGEAKFIGAPGRRELGHGNLAKRALEPVIPINYDGTIRLVSEVLESNGSSSMATICGGALALRAAEVDMIELVAGIAMGLVTDGERVAVLTDIMGLEDHDGDMDFKIAGTRKGITALQMDIKLGGIDLITLKVALEKAAQGKEHILDLMEEAEKEMESSQALPSTEHFSINPQKVADIIGKAGATIRDIIEKFEVSIDLDRDKGGVKLSGHDKEKVTAAKEHIEKIANAPVRKQMQYEVGKSYVGKVKRIVDFGVFVEMPDGFDALLHISKVAKERVNDLNERYHEGDDIEVVVMEQKGKKVELATPEYLA; from the coding sequence ATGAACGAACAGACCATCGGGATCAACCTGAACAATCTTGACGAAAAATATGAATTTAACAAAATAGCAAAACAGGCAAGCGGTGCAGTGATGTACAGACAGGGAAAAGCTGTGCTCATTGCAGCGGTCGCGGTCGATGAAAAACCGGTGGATGAAGATTTTCTTCCCCTGACAGTGCAGTATATGGAGCGTGCCTACGCGGCGGCGAAGATACCCGGGGGTTTCATCAAAAGAGAGACAAAGCCCGGTGATTTCGAGACATTGACCTCCCGTATTGTGGATCGTTCATTGCGCCCGCTCTTCCCCAAAGGATTTCATTATCCGGTAACGATTTCGGTAATGGTGGTCAGTTCCGACTCTGAGGTCGATATGCAGGTGGCAGCACTTCATGCAGCCAATGCTGCGCTGTATGTTTCCGATATTTCTGTGCAGAGGAGCATCGCAGCGGTCAGGGTAGGAAAAATAGAAGATGAACTGGTACTCAATCCTACCCTGAGCCAACAGGATGAAAGTGTACTGGACTTGCTTGTGGTAGGTTCTGAACAAGATATCATAATGATCGAGATGCGTGCTATCGCTTCGGAGAAGATCGACGATATCGAAATGGATATGATCGATCCTATGATGGGCGGTGTACCGCTGATCCTGGAGCATCAGGAGTGTAATGAGGTGGACAATGAAGCGTTGGTGGATGCCATTGCATTTGCGGCTAAGGCCATTGAAGAGGCAAGTGGTATCTATGAAAAAGAGTTCACACCTGTTATGAGAACACAGCTTGGTCTTTCGTTATCTGAAGAAAAAGTGGATGAAGAGCTGTATGCATATATAAAAGCAAACTACAGTGAAGCTGTAGCCAAAGCAATTTCACATATGGCAAAGAGTGAGCGTTCTACTGAATTGAAAAAAGTACGTGCCCAGATTATGGAAGCTCTGGAATCGGAAGGGAAAGAGGCAGATAAAGAGCTGGTTTCCAAAGTGCTTGATAGATACAAAACTACGGTCGTACGTGATATGATACTGGACAAAGGGATCCGGGCGGACGGAAGAGGGCTCGATGAGGTCAGACCGATCACCATCGAGACTAATATCCTTCCTTCGGTACACGGTTCATGTCTCTTTACACGGGGACAGACACAGGCATTGGTGACAGCCACACTGGGAGATAAAAAAGATGCACAGATGTTCGAACTCATTACCGACAAAAATACCCAGTCGGAGAATTTCATGGTTCATTACAATTTCCCTGGGTACTCTGTAGGGGAAGCGAAGTTCATCGGTGCACCTGGCCGTAGGGAGTTGGGACATGGCAATCTGGCCAAAAGGGCGCTTGAACCGGTCATCCCCATCAATTATGACGGAACGATCCGTCTTGTTTCGGAAGTACTGGAAAGTAACGGTTCTTCTTCCATGGCGACCATCTGCGGTGGCGCTTTGGCACTTCGTGCTGCAGAAGTCGATATGATCGAACTTGTCGCCGGTATCGCCATGGGTTTGGTGACAGATGGAGAAAGGGTGGCAGTACTGACCGATATCATGGGACTTGAGGATCATGACGGTGATATGGACTTTAAGATAGCCGGTACACGAAAAGGCATTACGGCACTTCAAATGGATATCAAACTGGGCGGTATTGACCTAATCACACTCAAAGTTGCTCTGGAAAAAGCAGCGCAGGGGAAAGAGCATATTCTCGACCTTATGGAAGAGGCGGAGAAGGAAATGGAATCGAGCCAGGCACTGCCGAGTACCGAGCATTTCAGCATCAACCCCCAGAAAGTCGCTGACATCATTGGTAAAGCAGGTGCGACGATCCGTGATATTATCGAAAAGTTTGAAGTGAGCATTGACCTTGACCGTGACAAAGGCGGGGTAAAACTTTCAGGACACGACAAAGAGAAAGTTACTGCTGCTAAAGAACATATAGAGAAGATCGCCAATGCACCGGTACGCAAACAAATGCAGTATGAAGTAGGCAAAAGCTATGTTGGTAAAGTGAAACGTATCGTCGATTTCGGTGTATTCGTTGAAATGCCGGACGGATTCGATGCACTGCTGCATATCTCCAAAGTCGCCAAAGAGAGAGTGAATGATCTGAATGAGCGTTACCATGAAGGTGATGACATAGAGGTCGTTGTGATGGAGCAGAAGGGAAAAAAAGTAGAGTTGGCTACGCCGGAGTATCTTGCGTAA
- a CDS encoding F0F1 ATP synthase subunit C — protein MKKFFLLFLALGAVAFAGEGESMIKAYSVVAAGVGLGLAALGGAVGMGHTAAATIAGTARNPGLGGKLMTTMFIALAMIEAQVIYTLVIALIALYANPFIG, from the coding sequence ATGAAAAAGTTTTTCTTACTTTTCTTGGCACTTGGTGCTGTTGCTTTTGCCGGTGAAGGCGAATCTATGATCAAAGCGTACTCAGTAGTTGCTGCGGGTGTCGGTCTTGGTCTTGCTGCACTCGGTGGTGCGGTAGGTATGGGTCATACTGCTGCTGCTACAATCGCTGGTACAGCTAGAAACCCAGGTCTTGGCGGTAAGCTGATGACTACAATGTTCATTGCACTTGCGATGATCGAAGCACAGGTTATCTATACATTGGTAATTGCACTTATCGCTCTTTACGCTAACCCTTTTATCGGTTAA
- a CDS encoding HU family DNA-binding protein translates to MTKAEFVELVQKKGDFESKAAAERAVKAFIEAVTEALVNKETVSLVGFGTFSTVEVAEKSGKVPGTDKTYTKEAHTAPKFKIGKTLKDAVAGN, encoded by the coding sequence ATGACAAAAGCAGAGTTTGTAGAGTTGGTACAGAAAAAAGGTGACTTTGAGAGTAAAGCAGCGGCAGAAAGAGCAGTGAAAGCATTCATTGAAGCGGTAACTGAGGCACTTGTAAACAAAGAGACTGTCTCACTGGTAGGTTTTGGAACCTTCTCTACAGTAGAGGTAGCGGAAAAATCGGGTAAGGTTCCGGGAACCGACAAAACATATACAAAAGAAGCGCATACAGCGCCTAAGTTCAAGATCGGTAAGACACTCAAAGACGCAGTTGCAGGTAACTAA
- a CDS encoding DUF5718 family protein, with the protein MILKNVIGLGVAGNFAHHLEQAGELEDFKNVVTAEPDAPKGIFPFYLPGSDTFLGVYSIGTERLDLPNYDANAQVEPEIAVLFTIVYDAEHKVTDLIAEKFTTFNDCTIRKEGAKKISEKKSWGPNSKGIGDKWIDIDRFEKGGIMDRYHLCSFVKRDGVLHPYGVDAPLPGYSYFYEKLKNWLIEKMNIQEDFGPLENIAEHLKACGYPKQALISIGATAYAEFGEKNYLQQGDEVYVIAYDASKEKGDLTRGKNKAILHQKVQ; encoded by the coding sequence ATGATTTTAAAAAATGTGATCGGACTGGGTGTTGCAGGAAATTTTGCACACCATTTGGAACAGGCAGGAGAGTTGGAAGATTTTAAAAATGTCGTCACGGCTGAGCCGGATGCGCCCAAAGGAATATTTCCTTTTTATCTTCCCGGAAGCGATACGTTTCTGGGAGTCTATTCCATAGGGACAGAGAGGCTTGACCTACCCAATTATGATGCCAATGCCCAGGTCGAACCTGAGATAGCAGTTCTTTTTACCATTGTCTATGATGCAGAGCATAAAGTAACAGACCTCATAGCTGAAAAGTTTACCACCTTCAACGACTGTACCATTCGTAAAGAGGGAGCTAAAAAGATATCCGAAAAGAAATCATGGGGCCCAAACTCCAAAGGGATAGGTGACAAATGGATAGATATTGACAGGTTCGAAAAGGGCGGTATTATGGACCGATACCATCTCTGTTCTTTTGTGAAACGTGACGGTGTGTTGCATCCTTACGGTGTAGATGCTCCGCTGCCTGGATATTCCTACTTTTATGAAAAACTGAAAAACTGGCTGATTGAGAAGATGAACATACAGGAAGATTTCGGACCTCTTGAGAATATTGCCGAACATTTAAAGGCTTGCGGATACCCCAAGCAGGCCCTGATCTCTATAGGGGCCACTGCCTATGCGGAATTCGGGGAGAAGAATTATCTGCAACAGGGAGATGAAGTCTATGTGATCGCGTATGATGCAAGTAAAGAAAAAGGTGATCTTACAAGGGGGAAAAACAAGGCGATACTGCACCAGAAGGTACAGTAA
- a CDS encoding ferritin family protein codes for MRQYESYICNKCGNVVEVSHVGGGTLVCCGQEMECITVDLTLVNLMKAFAGESQARNRYEYYAKVAQKEGYRDIAAHFQRAANNEKEHAKLELALHNRMKNSSEESWGDTIANLEDAIAGESYENLTMYPDFAAIAKEEGHSEAARLFKNIGQVEVEHEKMYRELLKRLSEGHEFASDEEEVWICEVCGHVHYGKKAPKKCPVCGHPEPYFSRKVESK; via the coding sequence ATGAGACAATATGAATCATACATATGTAACAAATGCGGAAATGTTGTAGAGGTATCACATGTAGGTGGCGGTACACTTGTATGCTGTGGGCAGGAAATGGAGTGTATTACAGTTGACCTTACACTTGTCAACCTCATGAAAGCCTTTGCCGGTGAAAGTCAGGCAAGGAACCGCTATGAGTATTACGCCAAAGTGGCGCAGAAAGAGGGTTACCGTGACATCGCTGCCCATTTCCAGAGAGCTGCGAACAACGAAAAAGAACATGCCAAACTCGAACTTGCCCTTCACAACCGTATGAAGAACAGCAGTGAGGAATCATGGGGTGATACTATTGCCAATCTGGAAGATGCCATAGCAGGGGAAAGCTATGAGAACCTGACTATGTATCCTGATTTTGCGGCCATAGCCAAAGAAGAGGGACACAGCGAAGCAGCACGCCTCTTCAAAAATATCGGACAGGTCGAAGTAGAACATGAAAAAATGTACAGAGAACTTCTCAAACGTTTGAGTGAAGGGCATGAATTTGCCAGTGATGAGGAAGAGGTTTGGATCTGCGAAGTATGCGGGCATGTCCACTACGGAAAAAAAGCACCTAAAAAATGCCCTGTATGCGGCCATCCGGAACCTTACTTCTCACGTAAAGTAGAATCCAAGTAA